In Actinomadura citrea, a single window of DNA contains:
- a CDS encoding WXG100 family type VII secretion target yields MGDKRGANLGELEELSRIFSKHSRNLDALIKDLNGRTVSSSAAWWGPGADRFRASWAEAKTAFDKMAVALEQGSQDIRRSQQNIEAATR; encoded by the coding sequence ATGGGTGACAAGCGCGGCGCCAACCTGGGCGAGCTAGAGGAACTGTCCCGCATCTTCAGCAAGCACTCCCGCAACCTCGACGCCCTCATCAAGGACCTCAACGGCCGCACCGTGAGCAGCAGCGCGGCCTGGTGGGGCCCCGGGGCCGACCGCTTCCGCGCCTCCTGGGCCGAGGCCAAGACCGCCTTCGACAAGATGGCCGTCGCCCTCGAACAGGGCAGCCAGGACATCCGCCGGTCCCAGCAGAACATCGAGGCCGCCACGCGCTGA
- a CDS encoding SPFH domain-containing protein — protein sequence MAEKKTSAGRERAGATRLSGARAPSRRTAIIAAVLLVVVGWPVLSALFGGYERTGGGEIAVVRNGGFFDNNRIRQVIDPGSGRVWIGLYSQVHKYPAQQRFYTITSDAGKGDESGVDVVTVPSSDGVNMGIEGTLYFTLNQDHQALRQFDDKYGTRKFRSAGGDTYNVYDGDKGWSAFLDQIVRPVIDNDLRSQINSFRCAELVSSCALVQNSSAPRNVQAAGQQAQSNNGYIAKVQNAINTSLAADLEQTLGGRFVTNIHFNLVRITLPSKVQDAVDRAQAAFAQISEAQAKVATAKAEASANKARQDGYNKCPTCARIEELKALPQGITVYAPGNPNGPLLRDK from the coding sequence GTGGCCGAGAAGAAGACGTCCGCCGGCAGGGAGCGGGCCGGTGCGACCCGGCTCTCCGGGGCGAGGGCGCCCAGCAGGCGCACCGCCATCATCGCCGCCGTGCTGCTGGTCGTCGTGGGATGGCCGGTGCTGAGCGCGCTCTTCGGCGGCTACGAGCGCACCGGCGGCGGCGAGATCGCCGTCGTCCGCAACGGCGGGTTCTTCGACAACAACAGGATCCGGCAGGTCATCGACCCCGGATCCGGCCGCGTCTGGATCGGGCTCTACTCGCAGGTCCACAAGTACCCGGCCCAGCAGCGCTTCTACACGATCACCTCGGACGCCGGGAAGGGCGACGAGTCCGGCGTTGACGTCGTCACCGTCCCGAGCTCGGACGGCGTCAACATGGGCATCGAGGGGACGCTGTACTTCACGCTCAACCAGGACCACCAGGCCCTCAGGCAGTTCGACGACAAGTACGGCACCCGCAAGTTCCGCAGCGCGGGCGGCGACACCTACAACGTCTACGACGGCGACAAGGGCTGGTCGGCCTTCCTCGACCAGATCGTCCGGCCGGTGATCGACAACGACCTGCGCAGCCAGATCAACAGCTTCCGCTGCGCCGAGCTCGTCTCCTCCTGCGCCCTCGTGCAGAACTCCTCCGCGCCGAGGAACGTCCAGGCCGCGGGGCAGCAGGCGCAGAGCAACAACGGCTACATCGCCAAGGTGCAGAACGCGATCAACACGAGCCTGGCCGCGGACCTGGAGCAGACGCTCGGCGGCAGGTTCGTCACCAACATCCACTTCAACCTGGTGCGCATCACCCTGCCGTCCAAGGTGCAGGACGCGGTGGACCGCGCGCAGGCCGCGTTCGCGCAGATCAGCGAGGCCCAGGCGAAGGTCGCCACGGCCAAGGCGGAGGCCTCGGCCAACAAGGCCCGCCAGGACGGCTACAACAAGTGCCCCACGTGCGCGAGGATCGAGGAGCTGAAGGCCCTCCCGCAGGGCATCACGGTCTACGCGCCCGGCAACCCGAACGGACCGCTCCTGCGGGACAAGTAG